The DNA window AAATAACTATTTATTATTTGGAGGTTTTATATTTTATGACATCTACCAACAACTTATTAGAAAAGGATGGATTAACTTGTATACTATACTGATAACATACTATGAAAAATTAAATATATTAAAAGCATGTCTCGAACAAATTAACCAATTTTATCATGAGAATACTAATTTCAATGTTCTTATTGTTAATGATAATGATGAAGTAAAACTTGATACACTCATTTCAGCAAAAGACTTCTTGTTTGATTTAACCATAAAGAATGTTAATACAAATAAGGGCTATGGTGGCGCTATAAACTACGCAAGCAAATTTATCAGTACAGAGTTTATTATTTTAATGGATTCAGATATTATGGTTTCTAGCAACTGGTTAAATGAGTTATATGCAACGTATGAACGCTTTGAAAATGTTGGTTGTGTAGGTGCAAAAATTTACAATATGACAGATTCGACACTTCTTTATTATGGACTTCTGAATTCGGATACAGAGATTATTAAACCTTTTTTAGGTTCATCAATCGCCCATTCTTATTGTGAATATGACCTTGAATGCCAACTGGTTCCGTCTGGTGTATTACTAATAAAAAAATCTTTATTCGTTCAAGTGAACTGTTTTGATGCTGAAATGTATAACGCATACTTAGATCTTGATTTGGCTATGAAATTAAATGCACTCGGTTATAAAAACTATGTGTCAACAAAATGCGTTGTGTACCATAGAGGAACTGTATCAGGAACTATTCGACATTCTTTTCACGCACATGCTAAAGCCTTGTTTTTTAGTAAGTGGACCCAACAATTAGAGAACAAAGGCATTGATTTTTTTGAAACTCAAATTAAAAACCTACCACAACATATTTCTTCGGATCTCATGATTTTTGATTTTACAAATACACCAAACTCATCACTCTATACAAGTATCATAAAAAAAATCATGAATAATAAATCAATAAAAACAACTAAAATGCGACATAATAAAAATGGTACTTTATTTATAAATGATTACTTGTCACCAGATATATGTCGATACCAGCTCCCGTTCATTTACTTAGTCAATGACTTTAGAGTGATAAAAAATAATCACTTTTGGTTTTCTAATCGTAATAATAATAATGATATCGTAATAGATATACATGGAAATATTGTAAAAAACGTAAATAATAAAATGAAAGAAGTTTGTTTATAATTATGAATGCAACAAGGCGTATTGTGTATCATTTAAATACGTAACTTCATCAATCTTAATTCGATTGCTCCAATCAGCCAAACTAAGAATTTTATCTTTAGAATCCAATTTGTCCAAATATAACTTTTCGAACGTTTGGATATTGGCAATTACAATTCGTTTTCTGAGATTGAGCGTATGATCTTTTATTATTTTGTAACACTTGTCGTAGTAATTATATGCTTGAGTAAGTTTATTAATTTTAGTGCATCTAATTGCTTCGAGCATATATATTTTCCAGAGTGATGTTCTATCATCATAAGCATTACTTAATTCTATATATTCATTTGCATATCTATCATATTCACTAAAATCATTAATTAAATGAAAATAAGATAGATAAAGAATAATTGCTCTTTTAAGTAATAATATATTATTTACTTCCTTTGAGAGCCCATAGGCCTCATCTAGGGAATT is part of the Tissierellales bacterium genome and encodes:
- a CDS encoding glycosyltransferase; amino-acid sequence: NNYLLFGGFIFYDIYQQLIRKGWINLYTILITYYEKLNILKACLEQINQFYHENTNFNVLIVNDNDEVKLDTLISAKDFLFDLTIKNVNTNKGYGGAINYASKFISTEFIILMDSDIMVSSNWLNELYATYERFENVGCVGAKIYNMTDSTLLYYGLLNSDTEIIKPFLGSSIAHSYCEYDLECQLVPSGVLLIKKSLFVQVNCFDAEMYNAYLDLDLAMKLNALGYKNYVSTKCVVYHRGTVSGTIRHSFHAHAKALFFSKWTQQLENKGIDFFETQIKNLPQHISSDLMIFDFTNTPNSSLYTSIIKKIMNNKSIKTTKMRHNKNGTLFINDYLSPDICRYQLPFIYLVNDFRVIKNNHFWFSNRNNNNDIVIDIHGNIVKNVNNKMKEVCL